The nucleotide sequence GTTCGTCCGGGTAAAAACCGAAGCCTGACCGGCGAGTGCGTGGGGGAGGGGCCGACCAGATGCATCGTAAACCGGAATGGCGTAAAGCTGCCCTTTGTTCAGGTCAGCGCGCTTTGGCTGTCTACTGTTTCGGAACAGCACCATCATGCCCGTAACGTCTTTTTTGGGGATGAACAGCTCCCCGACGTAATCGCAGCCCTGCCGTGCCATCACAATGCTGGCTGGTCGGCAGCCCTGCATGGTATTGGGTGCGCCGTAACGCACAAACCGGCCTTCAATCAGGCTGTCCGTGCCTAACTGCGTTTCCTGGGGGGTATAGGTAAACGAAACTGTTTGACCCACCTGCGGACTGGCGGGCGAGTACCGGAACTGGGCCGTAACGGGCAGGCAGGCGGCTAACAATAAAACAAGTAGGGCGACTTTCACGACACCAAAATACGATTGTGCCGGCGAATGCCCAACCTCCGGGAAACTTTATTAGCTACTGCCGGCATATTAAACCAACTGAACAGCCTGAAGACCACATAATAATATATCCTTCCTGCCGGCAGACAAAATTCGCGCGGTTAGTTAACCCCTCAGAACGTTCATTTCCGGGCTTATGACAACCGATACCTTTACGGCTGATCCGTCAGTCGTCACGCTTCCCGCGTCCCAGCCGATCACGCTGACCATCAATGGTGTTTCCCGACAGTTTAATCTGGCTCCCTGGACTACGCTGCTCGACGCGCTGCGCGAGTACGCCAACCTTATGGGTACCAAAAAAGGCTGCGATCATGGGCAGTGTGGTTCCTGCACGGTGCTGGTGGATGGCAAACGGATCAACTCCTGCCTGACGCTGGCCATCATGCAGGAAGGTAAAGCCATTACAACCATTGAAGGGCTGGCCGAGGACGGTACATTACATCCTCTACAGCAGGCGTTTATCGACCATGACGCATTTCAGTGCGGCTATTGTACGCCAGGGCAGATTTGCTCGGCCGTGGGGATGATGAATGAGGGGAAGGTCAGGACCGTTGCCGACGTAAAGGAGCTGATGAGTGGCAACATTTGCCGATGCGGAGCTTATCCGCACATTGTTGACGCGATCTGCGACGTAATGCAACTGCCGGACCCCCAAACCCCGTAACCATGCACCCATTTAGCTACGCCCGTCCTCAGGACGTTAAAACCGCTCTGGATGAACTGACCGCCGAGCCTACGCATACCGCCAAATTCATTGCCGGCGGCACCAACCTCATCGACCTGATGAAGGAAAACGTGGAGCGGCCGGGCCGATTGGTGGATATTAACTGGTTGCCGCTGGCTACCATTACCGATACCGAAGGCGGTGGCCTTCGTCTGGGAGCGCTGGTAACCAATGCCGACACGGCCTATAACGAGCAGGTCATTGCCCGGTATCCGCTGCTGTCACAGACGATTCTGGCGGGCGCATCGCCCCAGTTGCGTAACATGGCAACCAACGGCGGAAACCTCTTTCAGCGCAACCGCTGCTTTTATTTTTACGATCGGGCAACGCCCTGCAATAAGCGCCAGCCCGGTTCGGGCTGCGGGGCGCTCAACGGCTATAATCGCATTCACGCCATTCTGGGCACCGAATCATCGGCGAATAGTCCGCAATGTATAGCGACTCATCCGTCGGATATGTGCGTGGCACTGGCCGCGCTGGAAGCAGTCGTGCGGGTAACGGGACCGAACGGTGAGCGGACTATTCCGATGGCCGACTTTCATCGGTTGCCCGGCGACGAGCCTCAATACGACAATACGCTGCAACCGGATGAGCTGGTGACGGCCATCGATCTGCCCGCCAAAGGATTTCCGGACTACCATACCTACCTCAAACTGCGCGACCGGGCTTCGTATGCCTTTGCGCTGGTGTCGGTCGCCGTGGGGCTTGAACTGGATGGCGACACGATTACCGATGCCCGGCTTGCGCTCGGGGGTGTGGCGCATAAACCCTGGCGCAGGCCCGAAGCGGAAGCGCTGCTGATTGGTAAACCGACCACCAAAGAAAACTACAGCCGGGCGGCTGAGTCATTGCTCGAAGGCGCTCAGGGATTCGGGCATAATACGTTTAAAATCGAACTGGCGAAGCGAGCCATTGTCCGGGCGCTGGGCATAGCCGCCAGACAGGAACCCACCGAGTGACCCATAAACCTAACTCGTTCCTATGAGCAAGTACATCGGAAAACCAATCACCCGCGTTGACGGCTACGACAAAGTGACGGGCAAGGCCAGGTATGCGGCCGAATTCCACATAGCCAATCTGACCTACGGCGTCGTTGTGTCGAGCGCCATCGCAAAAGGAAAGATTACCGCAATCGACACCACCGACGCGCTTGCGCTGGAGGGCGTGTTGCAGGTGTTTACGCATGAAAACCGGCCAAAGCTGGCCTGGTTCGATATGAGTTATAAAGACCAGGACGCCCCGCCGGGTTCACCATTCCGGCCTCTGTACGATGCGGAGATTAAATACAGCGGTCAGCCCGTTGCGCTGGTTGTGGGCGAGACATTTGAGGTGGCTCGTTACGCGGCTACGCTGGTGCGGATTACGTACGAGGAAGACAAACACGAAACGAACCTGGAAGCGCACCTGCCGGAAGCCCGTGAGCCGAAGCCGAGCGTCATGAATTTGCTGAAACCACTGCCGCCAAAACCGCGTGGAGATTCAAAAAAAGCTTATGCCGAAGCCCCGGTTCGCATGTCGGCGCAGTACGTGCACGGCACGCAGCATCATAATCCGATGGAACTGTTTGCGACTACGGTGGATTACCACAAAGACGGCAAACTGACCATCTACGACAAAACGCAGGGTGCGCCGAATAGCCAGCTCTACGTTACGCAGGTCTTTGGGATGTCATTCAGCGACGTACGGGTGGTTTCGCCTTACGTTGGTGGAGGATTCGGGTCGGGTCTGCGGCCGCAATATCAGTTGTTTCTGGCAGTGATGGCCGCTCGCGAACTGAAGCGCCCC is from Spirosoma taeanense and encodes:
- a CDS encoding (2Fe-2S)-binding protein, translated to MTTDTFTADPSVVTLPASQPITLTINGVSRQFNLAPWTTLLDALREYANLMGTKKGCDHGQCGSCTVLVDGKRINSCLTLAIMQEGKAITTIEGLAEDGTLHPLQQAFIDHDAFQCGYCTPGQICSAVGMMNEGKVRTVADVKELMSGNICRCGAYPHIVDAICDVMQLPDPQTP
- a CDS encoding FAD binding domain-containing protein; the encoded protein is MHPFSYARPQDVKTALDELTAEPTHTAKFIAGGTNLIDLMKENVERPGRLVDINWLPLATITDTEGGGLRLGALVTNADTAYNEQVIARYPLLSQTILAGASPQLRNMATNGGNLFQRNRCFYFYDRATPCNKRQPGSGCGALNGYNRIHAILGTESSANSPQCIATHPSDMCVALAALEAVVRVTGPNGERTIPMADFHRLPGDEPQYDNTLQPDELVTAIDLPAKGFPDYHTYLKLRDRASYAFALVSVAVGLELDGDTITDARLALGGVAHKPWRRPEAEALLIGKPTTKENYSRAAESLLEGAQGFGHNTFKIELAKRAIVRALGIAARQEPTE